In the genome of Malania oleifera isolate guangnan ecotype guangnan chromosome 5, ASM2987363v1, whole genome shotgun sequence, the window cccccttgccACCGTCTCTCCGATCACCACCGCCGTCGTCGCCATGTCATCATCTGGGTTTCGCCCTCTGGACGAGAAGTCTCTGAGAGAGTACATAAAGGCCACGCCGTCTCTCTCCTCTAGGGTCGCCGACCAGATTGATGATTTGAAGATCAAAGAGGTCGGAGACGGCAATCTCAACTTCGTTTACATCGTCGTTGGCTCAGCCGGCGCGTTTGTTGTTAAGCAGGTACTAATTTGATGAATTGAGGTGTGAGTGTTCAGCTCCCTGTGGAAAGGGGGTTTTACTGTGGTCTCTGTTTTGGCTGTGCACTGTTGGTTCTTTGCGTTTTCGAAATCAGGGTCGGCCTAAAGACTTCGTCTTTGTGTTTTGTAGAATTATTTTCTCAGTTTAGATGAATTAAGCCGGAGCAAAAATGGTTACTCAGCGGTGTTTAATCTGAACTAATTAATACTTAGTTTGATGCATGGTTTAGTATTCTACGTGTTGAAATCCGCTTTGGGAATGAGGAGAGAAGTGGACTAAGGCCTCAGCGACTTTCGCTTTAAACTTTACTAAGCACATCCCAATACTTTTGTAATGCGTAATGATTTTCATCCTATGGATTCAATTGCAGGTgtattattttgtttttaattacAACATGTATTTCATTTAAGCTCCTTTCTTGAAGCCCCTCTGCAGATAGAGATTCATATCTTTAGCCATCATCTCTAACTAATGCCCCATATGTTGTGGATTTATTTCTTTGCTTTTGGGTGTTTGAGAGTGCAGGCTCTTCCATACATACGTTGTATTGGGGAATCATGGCGGTTGACGAAGGAACGTGCATATTTTGAGTTCCTCACATTGAAAGAGCACGCTCATTTGTGCCCTGATCATGTTCCAGAAATCTATCATTTTGACCGTGAAATGGCTTTGATTGGCATGCGCTACTTGGAGCCTCCTCATATTATCCTGAGAAAAGGCCTGATAGCTGGAATTGAATATCCATTGCTTGCAGAACACATGTCAGAATATATAGCAAGAACCCTTTTCAAAACATCCCTTCTATACCATTCCACTATGGAGCACAAGCGTGggggtaaattaattttttctatttaatgttctaaaaattcatatattttccattttcttATGCTTTTCTTCTTGGACAACATGGGATTTGAAATGCATACTTTATATTTACTTTCGCTCTCTCttatatatgtgtgtgcgtgtgatcATGTATATGGCAGAATAATACTCAAACCACTTAGATTGGTAATTTTAAAAGGGGACATTATTGTGCAATACACACACATATTAGTACCTTCGATACTTAGCGATTTTGAATTTGATTTAGTATGGTTTTCCcctttattattgttatttttaagaCCTACATATCAATCATTTAATCCAAGGTGACAAGGTTGGCTACATGgtgttaaaatcccaatcccacgtatcattgtaaataatatacaaattaggaaagtggtaaatatgggggatttgatattattcaataagggaattgtttccttgtttagactaggtaatcgtattatatattgggatgtacatatgaacaaagtAATGCAGAAAAGATTCAATAGCTTCtgctttcatggtatcagagatagggtttctcaaccttagctaaaCGATGGCCAACAACACCGTCAAGAGCAGAGGCTGTACCTCTTCTGCAAATATCAACGGTGACTCAGAGGTCACATCTGTTGGGGGTTCGAATGGGCTGGATAACACAAcctttccactctcattggaaaaattaaacggaaaaaatttccgtgagtgGGCTCAATCCATGAAATTGGTGATTGAGGGAAAATGGAAGTTAGGTTATTTTACCGGTGAGCGGAGGAAACCAGACCCTACCGATGTTGtagccttgcaaagatggaggttcgaaaactccatggtcacagcTTGGCTCGTCAACTTGATGTAGCCATCAATTGGAAAAGTCTACTTGTTCTTGCCAACGGTGAAGGAAGTCTGGGAAGCCGTACGTGAGACATACTTCGACGTTGAAAGCTACTCGCAAATCTTTGAAATCAAGACCcaattgtggcagatgaggcaaggtgagagaggcgttaccgagtatttcatggagataactcatctctggcaggagctcgatctgagcatcgacgaggagtgggagtaCTCCGGCGACAGCACACGATATTGAAAGAGGCTTGAAAAGGAGAGGGTCTTCGAGTTCCTTGCCGGCCTGAACCGAGAGCTCGACGACGTGAGGGGACGGATCCTTGGCCGGCTACCTCTTCCTTTAACCCGAGAGGTCTTCGCAGAAGTTAGGAGGGAGGAGAACAGGAGGTGTGTGATGCTGAGGCCTCAAAATGAACCTGCTGGGCTTGACCTCCCCGTACTCGTATTtgcccaaaaattagatgggcaCGTTGGACACGTTGGGCCGGATGTTTCGGCTCTTGTATCAAAAGGCCCAGGGGGACCTAGTCAACGaccacaaaaaggtaaattatggtgcGAACATTGCCAAAAAACAGGTCATTTAAAAAATACCTACCAGAGATTCATGGAAAATTggcagattggaagccgagacaataccaaaaaaatcgtgggtaccaggccAACATTGACGGATCAACTGAAAAATTACAAGGAGAAAACACCAATACCTCTCCAAGTAGTGCATTCAGTCTTGAACAGTTGGATCagctatataagatgatttcgtcaattcaaacatcgggtcagtcttcctctggttccctggctcaccgaggtaattataTGTCAGCTTTAAATACTACATCCTGTTACAAATCTCCATAGATAATTGATTGGGGTGCATatccgatcatatgactgggtcttatcaatgtttttcatcctactcaccatatgccaggaatttgagggtaaaaattgcaatgtctctctctcaccagttgttggaaaaggaagtattcgcatatctgattttataactttacaatctgtcctacatgtccccaagttatcctgcaacttgttatccatcagtcagttaacaaaagactcaaattgttctgctaaatttgtttcctctcattgtgttttttgggacctatcatcggggaagacgattggcactgctaaagcgtacgagggactctactactttgaggaggcaagtttgagtgaactatgtaatactgcaatttgtgattctgcatctacttctagaaatagtgaacttttgttatgacattcaaggatgggtcatcacaattttcaatatttaaaacgattgtttccttctatttgttcaaataaaatggcttctgagtttcaatgtgaagtgtgtgagcttgccaaacatcgtcgtacttcttttccatcatccatatacaaaccatttCGCCCATTTtctatgtttcacagtgatgtatggggtcccttACATTCCctcaatcgcaccaatacaaaatggtttgttacctttattgatgaccatactcgtctttgtttgGTCTACTTATGAAAAGACAAAACTGAAATCCGCTCCATTTTCAtcagttttcattccatgattcatacacaaTTTCAGActcattcaaattttacgtactgataatggtacggaatattttaatactatcctcggaacttatcttcaagaaaatgggattgttcatcaaagttcttgtgtggataccccacaacaaaatggggttgctgaacgaaaaaatagacatatacttaaAGTAGCCCGGGCATTAATGTTTACTACcaacatgaaacattatttttggggcgatgccatcttaacagccacacatctcattaatcgaatgccaagtcgaGCACTTTCATTTGTTACCCCCCTTCAGAAATTCCAGGAAcattttcctacctctcgactcccctcCAGTCTCCCGCTGAAATtctttggttgtactgcttttgttcatgttcatgcacaccatcgcgataaattggatcctcatgccattaaatgtgtcttccttggttattcgcctacccagaaaggctacaaatgctatgatccggtctcaaaacgactgtttgttagtcttgatgtcactttctttgaaaccactccttatttcccaaaaccctctcttcagggggagaattgaagtgaagatcggttctttgacctCTTTACAACTGAATCTGCGTCATTCCCTCTAGTTACtccattccctgacccatctattgaGCCTTTCATTGCATTACTTCCTGACTTGCCAAACACAACAGAACACTTACCCTCAGGGGGAGATACAGGAAAGCAAAACAACGTAGACATACTTGTTTACTAaagaaagccgaaaacaaaggatagagagaatctcatacctgaggcaccaagagcgttggaaccaGTGATGGCTTCAATTAACCATGAGCCCATGCCCAATCCCGATCTGGTAATTGAGTTTTCCTCTGATAATCctgcacctgatgatatcaatttacctattgcaattagaaaacaaaccaggtcatgtacgcaatacccttggtctaaatacatgttttataaaagtttgtctacaggatatcgtgcgtttgtttctaaccttgacaggatgaaaataccaaagaacattcaggaagctctagaaataccgaAATTGAGAGAGGTAGTCATGGAAGGAATGTGAGCTCTAGAAAAAATGGAACTTAGAAGTTGACAAatctaccgaaagggaagaagccaatgggttgtaaatgggtcttcacagtgaaatataaatctgatggaacagttgaaagatataaagccaaacttgttgcaaaaggttttacaCAGACTTACGGCATTGACTATACTTAAACATTTGTACCAGTGGCAAATttaaatacagttcgggttctcttgtccttggcagccaatttagattggccactacaacaacttgatattaaaaatgttttcttaaatggagaattagaagaggaagtatacatgactataccaccaggattcagtgaaacaggtgaagaaaacagagtgtgtaaactcaagaaatccttatatggcctcaaacaatctcctagagcgtggttcgacagattcacaaaaatattaaagaatcaaggttatcgacaagggcaatcagaccatacactgTTCTTCCAACAATCTCAaggaggtaagagaacaattctaatagtgtatgttgatgatataatccttattggtgatgatactgtagaaatggagagattgaagaaagttctgtctgctgaatttgaagttaaagacttgggacagatgcggtattttttgggcatggaagtggcgagaacaaaaaagggaattagtgtttttcagcgaaagtatgttactgatctcctagttgaaactggcatgctggGATGCAAACCCAGCAAAACCCCGATGGAGatagtaaagagggttgaagactgtggaaaactagtagaaaaggagaggtatcagagattggctgacaagctaatctacctatcacatactagaccagatattgcatttgcagtcagtgtagtaagtcaacacatgcattcaccaaaagaagttcacttagatgctgtatacaagatccttagatatctcaagggatccttgggaagaggactcttctttaagaaatgtgaaagcaaggatgtagagatctttacagatgcagattgggcaggatcagtggaagatagaaggtccaccataGGTTATTGTACATTTGTCTGGGGAAACCTAGTAACTTGgggaagcaaaaaacagaatgtggtggctcaTAGTAGTGCTGAAACTAAATTCAGGGCAGTCGCttaagggatatgtgaaggattgtggttacgaaaactcttggaGGAATTATAGGTGCCGGTGaactttcctatcaaactctacagtgacGATAAGATAGCTATCaacatctctctcaatccagttcaacacgataggactaaacatgtggaagtagatagacacttcatcaaagagaaaattaaagaaggaattatatgtatgacttatgtaccaactaaggaacaaactgcagatattctcactaaagggttgggacgacatagctttgatgatcttattagcaagttggagatgattaatatttatgatccaacttgagggggagtgttaaaatcccaatcccacgtatcattgtaaataatatacaaattaggaaagtgggtaaatatgggggatttgatattattcagtaagggaattgtttccttgtttagaataggtaatcgtattatatattgggatgtagATATGAACAAAGTAATGCAGAAAAGATTCAATAGCTTCTGCTTTCAGTTTGCAGCTGTGTTTTCAGATCATTGAAACATTGGATTCTATTTATTCATGTGTGTAGATAATCTATTGAGACTTGTTTCTACTGCACCATATATTTAACTTTTGATGAAGTTGTTCAGTTTTTTCATCGTCTATGAAATGATGACTTATGTATCTGTGTATATAGTAATTTACAAAAATTGTTGGTTCCTATTTACATGTATGTTATTTGGGTAAACTATGTTTGTGTGCTTAATGCATTTAGCTAATGTGTTTACCTTTACTTATGTTTGTGTGCTTAATGCATTTAGCTAATGTGTTTACTTTGTGCAGTTTCTGAATTTTGCAGGAATGTGGAATTATGCAGGCACACTGAGCAGGTCATTTTCTCTGATCCTTACAAGGAGTCTGAGCATAACCAGTGGACTTCCCCTTATCTTGATCGAGAAGCTTTGGCTGTCCGCGAGGACAATATTTTGAAGCTTGAGATTGCTGAATTGAAATCCCTGTACTGTTACTGAGcagcctcctttttttttttgttcgttTAGACATTATCTGGCAGAATTGAAAttgcttttttttattttatgatcaTTAGAGTCACATGTCTCTAGGTTTTATGAGTAGCTTCcgtccttttttttttgtttctatatTATCTGGCAATTGAaattgctttattttattttatgataatTAGAGTCACATGTCTCTAGGTTCTGTGAGAGAGCCCAAGCCTTAATACATGGAGATCTCCACACTGGCTCCGTTATGGTCACTACTGATTCAACTCAGGTTATTGATccagaattttctttttatggaCCAATAGGTTTTGATATAGGAGCCTTCCTAGGGAACTTGATCTTGGCTTTCTTTGCACAAGATGGACATGCAGATCTGGGGAATGACCGTAAGGTATGTTGCAGTTTTAGTATGTCTCAATTATGCAATTCTTTTCTTGTTTCAGAATTTATACTCTTTTGTGACTTGGATATTTTACTTATTGTAGTATCTGTTTCTATGTATGTTCTTTAGTCATTCATTGTTAAATCCTTTCTTTTAGTTAGTAGTGAAGATTGATTTTTTTGAGGTGGTGGGTTGTTTGGATGAGAGGATGACAAAAAGAACATGGATTGAAGCATTAAAAAAATCTTATAAATTTAAGTTTTTTGAAGTGAAGGCTTTTAATCAAGCTAAATGATGGCTTTTGACAACCTTGTGGCCTGCTTCATCAGCTCTAATGATATTGTTAAGATTTTGATTAAagtgaatgacctaacttgaagataggtatctccctctatttataatacaaattaaatacattccaatgacaataatactcttactaactctcactaatcaACATACTaacacaaataataataataatactaaaatacataaatcCTCTTAACACTCTCCTttaagctggagcataaatgtcatatgctcctaacttgttacaaataaatttaacacgagcaaacccccccccccccccaatgctttggtaaactgatggggatcaacatgcacctcgagTATCTTTTGCGGATATTGTGACATGTGGATGACCACCCGAAGTCCACCATTGATGTAAACTTTATTTGCAGCAATTAGAGCTTCTCATAgaagctagcttggaaagaggatggcaacttgcaagtcaaagagtcttgatttttcaagaagcatttatttcattttaagttcctagactccactatcataattattctagttcctagacacctatttcctatgaccaactatttcctaggaacctattttattttacttttgtgttttctttaatcttttaagaagtcatgtgcaagtcatgtgcatgtaaggctataaatatgccatcacttgtattgtaaaaggcATATTGCATtatcaaataaaaaaagaagcttttgcttgaacttgtgaatcttgttactctccttgtgagtgagtagtgtgggGTTACGTTTCGTCTCCTCAaagattgggtggtgagagaccacgacaACCTCAACGCCATCATCAACACTACACACTCACACCTATTTCATAGCTCATAGCCACAACCACCTCAAGCTTCcttcttgtctcaagattcctaaggatcaacaagcttgttcgtgGTGCGATCGAGTACTCGTGTGTCTTGGTGTTTTGACATTTGGAACCTTTTGGTAAACtcatttcaattccttgtttgtggtcatctaaaacagcccctaaaagtaccttgtaagccttgaaactctaccCGAAGCCTTGAAAAACCTcgttcattctctttgaatcttcctagattttcaacaCGAACAAGCTCGCTAGTATCATGGTTAGGGATATTTGATTTTACGctaggacttgtgatctaagacttctaatataacatgttttaaaatgaacttgattacttgaatggaatgatcaactaagggcttttgaaccaaatcatatatgttttcaaaatctcaacaacttgtgataattaaaatatgtttgtgatgttcatgcttggtcTATTCAATTCTTctcatagattgtgatattgtgtgtgtgttCTACAAAGATGCTCAACCGTAGGGctagggctacttagaaccgtcctacatcatagtggtattagagcctaggttaggTTCACATTTGACCCTACTTTGGgtgaccaaacaccattcctagcactcacaaatcagcagccacaccaatgtcaaacaagaagagcAATCAAAATTAATCGgtacaatcacaaactatgtgaagcaccaacATAACCACGGACGAGGTGAATGACTCACCAACAGATATAACACTCCCACAACTTCACAACTGGTTATACGAATGCTGCCCTTGCTCCAAAAATCTCACAAAGAAGCGTTCACAAACCTTGAACGGAAATTAACGGAATACGCTagtgcatggttgaaaaaggTTGGATTTTTGAGCAAAAACCAGGCCCAACAACTTGATAAtattgtctagagaaggaatcataACATGgtagagggaaaaaaaaaaagaggagaaagGTGGTAGGAAATTCACTCAAACTTTGGTGGCCAGGTTAAGTGTTGAAttagaatatagagctatggctcacatTGCTTATGAATTTGTTTGGTTGAAAaagatgttggaagaattgggtatttcacattctcagcctatgaagttgatgtgtgacaatcaagatgctcttcatattgcctccaacttgatctttcatgagcggacgaagcacattaaagttgattgccactttgttcgggaaaaacttgtgcaaaagctcattactaccGCTTATATGAAGTCGGATATGCGGCCATTGGGGGGTGGAGGTGGATTTGGGAAGGATAGTTGCGAGAATGGCTTTCTTGGCGACAACTTGGGGGAATAGGGTTTAGGCCGGGTCACGCTATGGTACATTGTTAAGAtattgattaaaatgaatgaccttacttgaagataggtctcttcgtctatttataatacaaattaaatacattctaatgataataatatccttatactaactctcactaattaacacactaacacaataataataatgctaaaatacataaataacctcaataaatata includes:
- the LOC131155481 gene encoding methylthioribose kinase-like — its product is MSSSGFRPLDEKSLREYIKATPSLSSRVADQIDDLKIKEVGDGNLNFVYIVVGSAGAFVVKQALPYIRCIGESWRLTKERAYFEFLTLKEHAHLCPDHVPEIYHFDREMALIGMRYLEPPHIILRKGLIAGIEYPLLAEHMSEYIARTLFKTSLLYHSTMEHKRGVSEFCRNVELCRHTEQVIFSDPYKESEHNQWTSPYLDREALAVREDNILKLEIAELKSLFCERAQALIHGDLHTGSVMVTTDSTQVIDPEFSFYGPIGFDIGAFLGNLILAFFAQDGHADLGNDRKAYRDWILQTIEKTWNLFYKKFTAFWDEHKDGSGEAYLPAVYNNPDLQLLVQKKYMKDLFHDSLGFGAAKMIRRIVGVAHVEDFESITDAKKRSDCERQALEFARMLLKERRRFVAISEVVSVIRELH